A genome region from Camelina sativa cultivar DH55 chromosome 10, Cs, whole genome shotgun sequence includes the following:
- the LOC104719416 gene encoding protein NUCLEAR FUSION DEFECTIVE 4-like, producing MITPKTITTAGEEPTMPSPSAPQQVNYILQWWRRWTVLVAAIWIQAFTGTNFDFSAYSSDMKSSMGVSQSRLNYMAVASDLGKALGWSSGFAIAYFPVSVVLFAAAAMGLVGYGVQWLSIADVIDLPYSLILVCCSLAGLSICWFNTVCFILCVRHFEANHSLALSLVVSFNGISAALYTLGHEAISGKSSASSDIYLLLNSLIPLIVSVLALWPVLTNPHDSGSSCRTRDEFRVFVAFNVLALITCFYLLLPSSGTYLASSPRWHFLGAIFLLLFPLCVPFLDYVHRALQSLRSSGYTVVDVEDPKILDNVSLDHQKSNAEEGCDQVRLGDEHSLGTLVCSLEFWLYYVVYFCGGTIGLVYSNNLGQIAQSLGQSRSNAKSLVTLFSAFSFLGRLLSSAPDFTRKKLDYLTRTGWFAISLLPTPIAFFILAYSPKKNQTALLEVATALIGLSSGFVFAAAVSITSDLFGRNSVGINQNILITNIPIGSLFYGYMAGTVYDKNVSTGTTKSVVSADSVVCVGSKCYFVTFLYWGFLSVLGFVCSLFLFIRTRPVYHRLEQNRI from the coding sequence ATGATAACCCCAAAGACGATAACGACGGCGGGGGAGGAACCTACCATGCCTTCGCCTTCGGCTCCACAACAAGTCAATTATATTCTGCAATGGTGGCGTAGATGGACGGTTTTGGTGGCGGCTATCTGGATCCAAGCCTTCACCGGCACTAACTTCGATTTCTCTGCCTACTCTTCCGACATGAAGTCTTCTATGGGGGTTTCTCAATCGCGCCTTAACTACATGGCGGTTGCTTCTGATTTGGGTAAAGCATTGGGCTGGTCTTCTGGTTTCGCCATTGCCTATTTCCCTGTCTCCGTCGTGCTCTTCGCTGCCGCTGCCATGGGACTCGTCGGTTACGGCGTCCAGTGGCTGTCCATCGCCGATGTCATCGATCTTCCTTACTCTCTCATTTTGGTTTGCTGCTCCTTGGCCGGACTGAGTATCTGCTGGTTCAACACCGTCTGCTTCATCCTCTGCGTTCGCCATTTCGAAGCCAACCACTCTCTCGCCTTGTCTCTCGTCGTCAGTTTCAACGGAATCAGTGCTGCGTTGTACACGCTTGGCCATGAAGCTATTAGTGGCAAATCATCGGCGAGCTCTGATATTTACCTTCTCCTTAACTCCCTCATCCCTCTCATCGTCTCTGTTTTAGCCCTTTGGCCGGTCCTTACCAACCCTCATGATTCCGGCTCTAGCTGCCGAACACGTGACGAATTCCGAGTCTTTGTCGCCTTCAATGTCTTGGCCTTAATCACATGCTTTTACCTTCTCTTGCCTTCCTCAGGCACCTACTTAGCTTCATCACCTCGTTGGCATTTCCTCGGTGCCATTTTCCTTCTCCTTTTCCCTTTGTGCGTACCGTTTCTCGACTATGTTCACCGTGCTCTTCAGTCCCTTCGCAGCTCTGGCTATACAGTGGTTGATGTAGAGGATCCCAAGATCCTTGATAACGTGTCCTTGGATCATCAGAAGAGCAACGCGGAGGAGGGATGTGATCAAGTGAGACTAGGAGATGAACATTCTCTCGGAACCCTGGTTTGTAGTTTGGAGTTTTGGCTATACTACGTAGTTTATTTCTGCGGCGGCACGATCGGTCTTGTATACAGCAACAACTTAGGACAGATCGCCCAGTCTCTAGGACAAAGCAGATCGAATGCTAAATCCTTAGTCACGCTCTTCTCTGCCTTCTCCTTTCTCGGAAGATTGCTCTCCTCTGCACCTGACTTCACACGCAAGAAACTAGACTACTTGACGAGAACAGGATGGTTCGCGATTTCGCTACTGCCAACACCAATAGCCTTCTTCATCCTGGCGTATTCGCCCAAGAAAAACCAGACGGCGCTATTAGAAGTGGCTACAGCACTAATCGGGTTAAGTTCGGGGTTTGTGTTTGCGGCAGCAGTTTCCATAACGTCGGACCTCTTTGGACGCAACAGTGTCGGTATAAACCAGAACATACTCATCACAAACATACCCATCGGATCGCTCTTCTACGGGTACATGGCTGGGACTGTCTATGACAAGAATGTCAGCACGGGTACAACAAAGTCTGTGGTGTCAGCAGACTCGGTTGTTTGCGTAGGAAGTAAATGTTATTTCGTAACGTTTTTGTATTGGGGGTTTCTGTCAGTTTTGGGATTCGTATGTagcttgtttctttttattagaaCCAGACCGGTTTATCACCGGTTAGAACAGAACAGAATCTAA
- the LOC104719417 gene encoding glucuronokinase 1-like, with protein MDGRTEEEEKMDPKSTVADQPRAAIEHRSFARIGFLGNPSDVYFGRTISFTIGNFWASVKLEPSQHLLIKPHPFHDLVRFTSLDHLVDRLQNEGYYGGVRLLMAICKIFRNYCKDNAIQLHQGNFSLSYDTNIPRQTGLSGSSAIVSAALNCLLDFYNVRHLIKVQVRPNLVLNAEKELGIVAGLQDRVAQVYGGLVHMDFSKEHMDKLGHGIYSPMDISLLPPLHLIYAENPSDSGKVHSKVRQRWLDGDEFIISSMKEVGNVAEEGRTALLNKDHSKLVELMNRNFDIRRRMFGDECLGAMNIEMVEVARRVGAASKFTGSGGAVVVFCPEGPSQVKHLEEECRKSGFKIQPVKIAPSCLNDSDIQR; from the exons ATGGATGGGAGgactgaggaggaggagaagatggATCCTAAATCCACTGTTGCTGACCAGCCTAGGGCGGCGATCGAGCACCGTTCCTTCGCTCGGATCGGGTTCCTCGGTAACCCCAGCGATGTTTACTTCGGCCGTACCATCTCCTTCACTATCGGTAACTTCTGGGCCTCCGTCAAGCTCGAGCCTTCCCAGCATCTCCTCATCAAGCCTCACCCGTTCCACGATCTCGTCCGCTTCACCTCTCTCGACCACCTC GTGGATCGTTTGCAAAATGAAGGCTACTACGGTGGTGTAAGGTTGCTTATGGCCATTTGTAAAATTTTCCGCAACTACTGCAAAGATAATGCCATCCAACTTCATCAAGGaaacttctctctttcttatgATACCAATATCCCTAGGCAG ACAGGGCTTTCGGGTTCTAGTGCCATCGTATCCGCTGCCCTCAACTGCCTTCTCGACTTCTACAATGTCAGGCATCTGATCAAAGTACAAGTTCGCCCTAACCTTGTTCTCAATGCTGAGAAAGAACTTGGTATCGTTGCTGGTCTTCAAGACAGGGTAGCTCAAGTGTATGGTGGTCTTGTTCACATG GATTTTAGCAAGGAGCACATGGATAAACTGGGGCATGGGATTTATTCTCCTATGGATATCAGTCTCCTACCTCCTTTGCATCTCATCTATGCTGAGAATCCTAGCGACTCAGGGAAG GTACATAGTAAGGTCAGGCAAAGATGGTTAGACGGCGATGAGTTTATAATATCATCAATGAAAGAAGTTGGAAATGTAGCAGAAGAAGGTAGAACTGCATTACTAAACAAGGACCATTCCAAACTCGTGGAACTCATGAACCGTAACTTTGACATTCGGAG GCGGATGTTTGGGGACGAATGCTTAGGAGCAATGAACATAGAGATGGTGGAGGTAGCAAGGAGGGTTGGTGCAGCATCGAAGTTCACAGGAAGTGGAGGAGCAGTGGTGGTGTTCTGCCCTGAAGGTCCATCTCAGGTGAAGCATTTGGAAGAGGAATGCAGGAAATCGGGATTTAAGATTCAGCCGGTAAAAATAGCCCCTTCGTGTTTGAATGATTCAGACATTCAGCGCTAA
- the LOC104719418 gene encoding E3 ubiquitin-protein ligase RGLG1: MGGGNSKEESPSPSSSSSSWASHQSYTQSGPGSYNYPPPPTYNSPAPAPSPAPSFSHHFQQPYTSYSQEGYPSQPYSNPPPQSADSDRKKFDRRYSKISDNYSSLAQVSEALGRAGLESSNLIVGIDFTKSNEWTGANSFNKKNLHHLSNTPNPYEQAITIVGRTLAAFDEDNLIPCYGFGDASTHDQDVFSFYPEGRFCNGFEEVLARYREIVPQLKLAGPTSFAPIIEMAMTVVEQSRGQYHVLVIIADGQVTRSVDTEHGKLSPQEQKTVDAIVKASTLPLSIVLVGVGDGPWDMMQEFDDNIPARAFDNFQFVNFTEIMSKNKEQSRKETEFALSALMEIPPQYKATIELNLLGGRNGSIPERIPLPPPVQSGSSIYNTRIPSFEPSVPTYPISTGADDSQLCPICLSNPKNMAFGCGHQTCCECGPDLKVCPICRAPIQTRIKLY; encoded by the exons ATGGGAGGAGGGAATTCGAAAGAAGAGTCgccatctccatcttcatcatcatcatcatgggcTTCTCATCAAAGTTACACTCAATCTGGCCCTGGTAGCTACAACTATCCTCCTCCACCCACTTACAATTCTCCCGCTCCTGCTCCTTCTCCTGCTCCCAGTTTTAGCCATCATTTTCAGCAGCCTTATACATCATATAGTCAAGAGGGGTATCCTTCACAGCCTTATAGTAATCCTCCTCCACAGAGTGCTGATAGTGATAGGAAGAAATTTGATCGGAGGTATTCCAAAATATCCGATAATTACTCTTCTTTAGCTCAG GTGTCTGAGGCTCTAGGGCGCGCAGGTCTTGAATCTTCTAATCTAATCGTTGGTATTGATTTTACCAAGAGCAATGAATGGACAG GGGCCAACTCTTTCAATAAGAAAAACTTGCATCACTTAAGCAATACCCCCAATCCATACGAACAAGCCATCACTATCGTTGGCCGAACCTTAGCCGCCTTTGACGAAGATAACTTAATTCCTTGTTATGGTTTTGGAGACG CATCAACTCATGATCAAGACGTGTTTAGTTTCTATCCAGAGGGTAGATTCTGTAATGGATTTGAGGAAGTATTGGCTCGGTATAGAGAAATCGTGCCTCAGCTTAAGCTCGCAG GACCAACCTCTTTTGCCCCAATCATTGAAATGGCAATGACAGTGGTTGAGCAAAGTAGAGGCCAATATCATGTGCTGGTGATTATAGCTGATGGCCAG GTTACAAGAAGTGTCGATACTGAACACGGGAAGCTAAGTCCGCAAGAACAGAAGACAGTTGACGCAATTGTGAAAGCAAG TACGCTTCCTTTGTCAATAGTCTTAGTCGGGGTTGGAGACGGACCATGGGACATGATGCAGGAATTTGATGACAACATACCTGCCCGAGCCTTTGATAACTTTCAA TTTGTGAACTTCACAGAGATCATGTCGAAGAACAAAGAGCAGTCTCGGAAGGAGACAGAATTCGCGCTCTCTGCTCTCATGGAGATTCCTCCACAGTACAAAGCAACCATAGAGCTTAACCTTTTAGG GGGAAGAAATGGGAGTATCCCAGAGAGAATCCCACTTCCGCCACCGGTGCAGAGTGGATCATCGATCTATAATACCCGGATACCGAGTTTTGAACCGAGTGTACCTACTTATCCAATTAGCACTGGTGCAGACGATAGCCAG CTATGTCCGATATGTCTGAGCAACCCGAAAAACATGGCGTTTGGTTGTGGGCATCAGACTTGTTGTGAATGCGGACCAGATCTTAAAGTGTGTCCGATTTGTCGTGCGCCGATCCAGACCAGAATTAAGCTCTACTAA